The following proteins come from a genomic window of Acidimicrobiales bacterium:
- a CDS encoding ribonucleotide-diphosphate reductase subunit beta, whose translation MALAEVPFEEPGEAATPTLAPTTRRANILDPGFDLTLRPMRYPEFYEMYRDAIKNTWTVDEIDFSDDLIDLDRKLLPAEKHLINRLVAFFATGDSIVSNNLVLNLYKHINAPEARMYLSRQLYEEALHVQFYLTLLDNYIPDMAEREAAFAAIHNIPSIAQKGEFCFKWMRSVNDLEELHTDEERRTFLLNLICFATCIEGLFFFAAFAYVYFLRSKGLLNGLAAGTNWVFRDESCHMNFAFEVINTVRSEQPELFDEELGTQIYAMLDEAIECEYRFAEDLLGQGVPGMSTADTRQYLEFVADQRLSQLGLDRVYNVRNPFGFMELQDVQELTNFFERTVAAYQTGVEGAVAFDEDF comes from the coding sequence ATGGCCCTCGCAGAGGTCCCCTTCGAGGAGCCCGGGGAAGCCGCAACCCCCACGCTCGCCCCGACCACCCGGCGGGCCAACATCCTGGACCCGGGCTTCGACCTGACGCTCCGACCCATGCGCTACCCGGAGTTCTACGAGATGTACCGGGACGCCATCAAGAACACCTGGACGGTCGACGAGATCGACTTCTCGGATGACCTGATCGACCTGGACCGCAAGCTGCTCCCGGCCGAGAAGCACCTCATCAACCGCCTGGTCGCCTTCTTCGCCACCGGCGACTCGATCGTGTCCAACAACCTGGTGCTGAACCTGTACAAGCACATCAACGCACCTGAAGCCCGGATGTACCTGTCGCGCCAGCTCTACGAGGAGGCGCTGCACGTCCAGTTCTACCTGACGCTCCTCGACAACTACATCCCGGACATGGCCGAAAGGGAAGCCGCCTTCGCCGCGATCCACAACATCCCGTCGATCGCCCAGAAGGGCGAGTTCTGCTTCAAGTGGATGCGGTCCGTGAACGACCTGGAGGAACTTCACACCGACGAGGAGCGCAGGACGTTCCTCCTGAACCTGATCTGCTTCGCCACGTGCATCGAGGGTCTGTTCTTCTTCGCCGCCTTCGCCTACGTGTACTTCCTGCGCTCCAAGGGCCTGCTGAACGGCCTTGCCGCCGGTACCAACTGGGTGTTCCGCGACGAGAGCTGCCACATGAACTTCGCCTTCGAGGTGATCAACACCGTCCGGTCCGAGCAGCCCGAGCTGTTCGACGAGGAACTCGGCACGCAGATCTACGCCATGCTCGACGAGGCCATCGAGTGCGAGTACCGGTTCGCAGAGGATCTCCTGGGGCAGGGAGTGCCGGGAATGTCAACCGCCGACACCAGGCAGTACCTGGAGTTCGTGGCCGACCAGCGCCTTTCCCAGTTGGGCCTGGATCGGGTCTACAACGTCAGGAACCCGTTCGGGTTCATGGAACTCCAGGACGTCCAGGAGCTGACCAACTTCTTCGAGCGCACGGTCGCGGCCTACCAGACGGGCGTCGAGGGCGCGGTCGCCTTCGACGAGGACTTCTAG
- the meaB gene encoding methylmalonyl Co-A mutase-associated GTPase MeaB, translating into MAVHELVDGVLGGDRAAVGRAVTLVESNRYDHRVEARDLLDALAPHAVDAQRVGVTGVPGVGKSTFIEALGSSLTAVGHRVAVLAVDPTSTVTGGSILGDKTRMPRLSNDPSAFVRPSPSAGTLGGVTRTTRETMVVLEAAGHDVVLVETMGIGQSETVVAAMVDFFLVLMLPGAGDELQGIKKGVLELADMIAVNKADGENLPAARTAVRDYSAALRLTHPASPTWTPPVVTCSGLTGDGLDDLWGRILSHRSAMTASGEWEDRRRAQQLAWMWSMVEDRLLDSLRRDPAVLELLRTAEADVLEGRTTPAAAAERLLDAFGG; encoded by the coding sequence ATGGCCGTACACGAGCTGGTCGACGGGGTCCTGGGCGGTGACCGCGCCGCGGTGGGCCGGGCGGTGACGCTCGTCGAGTCCAACCGGTACGACCACCGGGTCGAGGCCCGCGACCTGCTCGACGCTCTGGCGCCCCACGCCGTGGACGCCCAGCGCGTTGGCGTCACCGGCGTGCCCGGCGTGGGCAAGAGCACGTTCATCGAGGCCCTCGGCTCGTCGCTGACGGCCGTCGGCCACCGGGTGGCGGTCCTGGCGGTGGACCCGACCAGCACGGTGACCGGAGGGAGCATCCTCGGGGACAAGACCCGCATGCCCCGCCTGTCCAATGACCCGTCGGCCTTCGTGCGGCCCTCGCCCAGCGCAGGGACGCTCGGCGGCGTCACCCGCACCACCCGGGAGACGATGGTGGTCCTTGAGGCCGCAGGACACGACGTGGTGCTGGTGGAGACTATGGGGATCGGCCAGTCCGAGACCGTGGTGGCCGCCATGGTCGACTTCTTTCTCGTCCTGATGCTGCCCGGTGCCGGCGACGAGCTGCAGGGCATCAAGAAGGGCGTCCTGGAACTGGCCGACATGATCGCCGTCAACAAGGCCGACGGCGAGAACCTTCCGGCGGCCCGGACGGCGGTCCGTGACTACTCGGCCGCCCTGCGCCTCACCCATCCGGCAAGCCCCACGTGGACTCCGCCGGTGGTGACGTGTTCCGGCCTGACAGGCGATGGCCTCGACGACCTGTGGGGTCGCATCCTCAGCCACCGGTCCGCAATGACGGCCAGCGGGGAGTGGGAGGACCGGCGCCGCGCCCAGCAGCTGGCCTGGATGTGGTCAATGGTCGAGGATCGCCTGCTGGATTCCCTGCGCCGTGATCCCGCCGTGCTGGAGCTCCTCAGGACGGCCGAAGCCGACGTGCTGGAGGGCCGAACCACCCCGGCCGCCGCAGCCGAGCGCCTGCTCGACGCGTTCGGCGGCTGA
- a CDS encoding ribonucleoside-diphosphate reductase subunit alpha has product MALTEDRIGGVDTEPTGATPMRVRKRNGDLEPVDVNKIVKAVERCAVNLHGVDPMRVATRTISGLCDGATTEELDELSIRTSAALIVEEPNYSRLAARLLATVIDKEVRNQDIHSFSQSVSMGLEQGVIGAEVAEFVATNARKLNDTVEGDRDHLFEFFGLRTVYDRYLLRHPENRRVVETPQYFFLRVACGLSTCPDEAINFYRLISSLQYLPSSPTLFNSGTVHPQMSSCYLLDSPEDSLEGIYRRYTDIAQLSKFAGGIGVAWHRIRSKGSLIRGTNGLSNGIVPWLKTLDSSVAAVNQGGRRKGAACVYLETWHADIENFLELRENTGDPIRRTHNLNLANWIPDLFMERVEKDWQWSLFDPHKVPHLTDLYGSEFESAYQRAEEEGIYERQVSARELYSRMMRSLAQTGNGWMTFKDASNTKCNQTGTDGRVVHLSNLCTEILEVTDQSETAVCNLGSVNLSSLVVDSAFDFERLAEVVRLAVPFLDRVVDINYYPTPEAHTSNSAWRPVGLGLMGLQDVFFKLGLPFDSPEARELSRRISEEIYFNALWASTDLAEAAGPHPNFAITRAAGGDLQFDLWGVEPTDPARWDTLRDRISQHGLRNSLLIAIAPTATIASIAGCCECIEPQVSNLFKRETLSGEFMQINRYLVRELQARGLWNEAMANRIKTSEGSIQDVEGIPDDLLDIYRTAWEVPMRSLIDMAAERGAYIDQSQSLNLFMESPTIGKLSSMYLHAWKSGLKTTYYLRSRPATRINKTTTGGPVDGPGSGEVVEKPTYSDEETVACSLENPESCEACN; this is encoded by the coding sequence ATGGCACTCACCGAGGACCGCATCGGCGGCGTCGACACCGAACCGACCGGTGCGACACCCATGAGGGTGCGCAAGCGCAATGGTGACCTGGAACCGGTCGACGTCAACAAGATCGTCAAGGCCGTGGAACGCTGCGCCGTCAACCTTCACGGTGTCGACCCCATGCGCGTCGCCACCCGCACGATCTCGGGCCTGTGCGACGGCGCCACCACCGAGGAGCTCGACGAGCTGTCGATCCGCACGTCGGCCGCCCTCATCGTGGAGGAGCCCAACTACTCACGCCTGGCCGCACGCCTACTGGCCACAGTGATCGACAAGGAGGTCCGCAACCAGGACATCCACTCGTTCTCGCAGTCGGTCAGCATGGGCCTCGAGCAGGGCGTCATCGGAGCCGAGGTGGCCGAGTTCGTGGCGACCAACGCCCGCAAGCTCAACGACACCGTCGAGGGCGACCGGGACCACCTCTTCGAGTTCTTCGGCCTCCGTACCGTCTACGACAGGTACCTGCTGCGGCACCCCGAGAACCGCAGGGTCGTCGAGACCCCCCAGTACTTCTTCCTCCGGGTGGCCTGTGGCCTCTCGACCTGCCCGGACGAGGCCATCAACTTCTACCGACTCATCTCCTCCCTGCAGTACCTGCCGTCCAGCCCGACGCTGTTCAACTCGGGCACCGTCCACCCGCAGATGTCCAGCTGCTACCTGCTGGACTCCCCGGAGGACAGCCTCGAGGGCATCTACAGGCGCTACACCGACATCGCCCAGCTCTCGAAGTTCGCCGGGGGCATCGGCGTGGCCTGGCACCGCATCCGGTCCAAGGGCTCGCTCATCCGGGGCACCAACGGCCTGTCCAACGGCATCGTCCCATGGCTCAAGACCCTCGACAGCTCGGTCGCCGCAGTCAACCAGGGAGGCCGTCGGAAGGGGGCGGCCTGCGTCTACCTCGAGACGTGGCACGCCGACATCGAGAACTTCCTGGAGCTCCGCGAGAACACCGGCGACCCGATCCGCCGGACCCACAACCTGAACCTGGCCAACTGGATTCCGGACCTCTTCATGGAACGGGTCGAGAAGGACTGGCAGTGGTCGCTGTTCGACCCCCACAAGGTTCCCCACCTCACCGACCTGTACGGCTCCGAGTTCGAGTCCGCCTACCAGAGGGCCGAGGAGGAGGGCATCTACGAGCGGCAGGTCTCGGCGCGGGAGCTCTACAGCCGGATGATGCGCTCACTGGCCCAGACGGGCAACGGCTGGATGACGTTCAAGGACGCCTCCAACACCAAGTGCAACCAGACAGGCACCGACGGCCGGGTGGTGCACCTCTCGAACCTCTGCACCGAGATCCTGGAGGTCACCGATCAGTCGGAGACCGCCGTCTGCAACCTCGGCTCGGTGAACCTGAGTTCCCTCGTCGTCGACAGCGCCTTCGACTTCGAGCGGCTGGCCGAGGTGGTCCGCCTGGCCGTGCCCTTCTTGGACCGCGTGGTCGACATCAACTACTACCCGACGCCCGAGGCCCATACCTCGAACTCCGCGTGGCGGCCGGTGGGCCTGGGCCTCATGGGCCTACAGGACGTGTTCTTCAAGCTGGGGCTTCCCTTCGACTCCCCCGAGGCACGGGAACTCTCCAGGCGGATCTCCGAGGAGATCTACTTCAACGCCCTCTGGGCCTCCACCGATCTGGCGGAGGCGGCTGGCCCCCACCCCAACTTCGCCATCACCAGGGCGGCCGGGGGCGACCTCCAGTTCGACCTGTGGGGGGTGGAACCGACCGACCCGGCACGCTGGGATACCCTCCGGGACCGCATCTCCCAGCACGGCCTGCGCAACTCCCTGCTCATCGCCATCGCCCCGACGGCGACCATCGCGTCGATCGCCGGCTGTTGCGAGTGCATCGAGCCCCAGGTCTCGAACCTCTTCAAGCGCGAGACGCTGTCCGGCGAGTTCATGCAGATCAACAGGTACCTGGTGCGCGAGCTCCAGGCCCGTGGCCTCTGGAACGAAGCCATGGCCAACCGGATCAAGACGTCGGAGGGTTCCATCCAGGACGTGGAGGGAATCCCGGACGACCTCCTGGACATCTACCGCACCGCATGGGAGGTACCCATGCGATCGCTGATCGACATGGCCGCCGAACGCGGTGCCTACATCGACCAGAGCCAGTCGCTGAACCTGTTCATGGAGTCCCCGACCATCGGAAAGCTCAGCTCCATGTACCTGCACGCATGGAAGTCCGGATTGAAGACCACGTACTACCTGCGATCCCGACCGGCGACCCGGATCAACAAGACCACCACCGGCGGTCCGGTGGATGGACCCGGCAGTGGAGAAGTGGTGGAGAAGCCGACGTACAGCGACGAGGAGACCGTCGCCTGTTCGCTCGAGAACCCCGAGTCGTGTGAGGCGTGCAACTGA
- a CDS encoding PhoX family protein, with amino-acid sequence MHRRAFLRNGLAMGGTAVGSTILGSTIPGVVGLASAAVPGPGPYGPLDGRTTDDNGLVLPEGFTSRIVAVGGVPVGGTGYTWPLFPDGKGTFPKRDGGWILSCNHEVFDFQTPGESVGGASSIRFDADGRIVDAGPILVGSHSNSRGATTPWGTWLSCQEAFGGDGLIWECDPTGGRPAVPRNALGVRTHGSVAVDPASGRCYMTEAHRDGRLYRFTMLDESLSGAALADGPLEAMVVDPDGGVSWIPVPDPSGTVAPTRVQAADGFVTPMGGGVWVHDGVAVFTTGLDDRVHAIDLADQHHSVVWDGSGHRQPLVGIGDLTVAPGSGDVFAAEDRGDMELVLISTEGDVVPFCRMVGDDHRLSALTGPCFDPSGTRLYVSSLRGRGDALVRDVVPAIDWGDGAEGRHVGVTYEVSGAFRLESGVELSAGPTTTGPPPSMTVASSRTDTTAVPTTQPAVTSPPTLPPTTVPPTTTLERATAAGGRVDRRIGGATLGLGAVAVLALGASVVAVRRRGSGGPEG; translated from the coding sequence GTGCACCGGCGGGCCTTCCTCCGGAACGGCCTGGCCATGGGCGGCACGGCGGTCGGCTCGACCATCCTGGGTTCGACCATCCCGGGGGTTGTCGGGCTGGCGTCGGCGGCGGTACCGGGTCCGGGACCCTACGGTCCGCTGGATGGCCGGACCACGGACGACAACGGCCTGGTGCTGCCCGAGGGGTTCACCTCGCGCATCGTGGCCGTCGGCGGCGTGCCGGTCGGCGGCACGGGCTACACGTGGCCGCTGTTCCCCGACGGGAAGGGGACGTTTCCGAAGCGGGACGGCGGCTGGATCCTGTCCTGCAATCACGAGGTCTTCGACTTCCAGACTCCGGGCGAATCGGTGGGTGGCGCCTCGTCGATCCGGTTCGACGCGGACGGACGGATCGTCGATGCCGGGCCGATCCTGGTCGGCAGCCACTCCAACAGCCGTGGCGCCACCACCCCGTGGGGAACGTGGCTCTCCTGCCAGGAGGCCTTCGGCGGTGACGGTCTGATCTGGGAGTGCGACCCGACGGGTGGTCGTCCGGCGGTGCCACGCAATGCCCTGGGCGTACGGACCCACGGTTCGGTGGCCGTAGACCCGGCCAGCGGCCGCTGCTACATGACCGAGGCCCACCGTGATGGCCGCCTCTACCGCTTCACCATGCTCGACGAGTCGCTTTCAGGTGCCGCGCTGGCCGACGGGCCTCTGGAGGCGATGGTCGTGGACCCCGACGGTGGTGTCTCGTGGATTCCCGTCCCCGACCCGTCGGGAACAGTGGCCCCCACCCGGGTGCAGGCAGCCGACGGCTTCGTCACTCCCATGGGCGGCGGCGTCTGGGTGCATGACGGCGTCGCGGTCTTCACCACCGGCCTGGACGACCGGGTCCACGCGATCGACCTTGCCGACCAGCACCACTCCGTGGTCTGGGACGGTTCGGGTCACCGCCAGCCGTTGGTCGGCATCGGCGACCTGACCGTCGCTCCCGGGTCGGGCGACGTGTTCGCCGCCGAGGACCGGGGCGACATGGAGCTGGTGCTGATCAGCACCGAGGGTGACGTGGTCCCGTTCTGTCGGATGGTCGGTGACGATCACCGGCTCTCGGCGTTGACCGGCCCGTGCTTCGATCCGTCGGGCACCCGCCTCTACGTGAGCTCGCTGCGGGGTCGTGGCGATGCCCTGGTGCGCGACGTGGTCCCGGCCATCGACTGGGGCGACGGCGCCGAGGGCCGACATGTCGGCGTGACCTACGAGGTATCTGGGGCCTTCCGGCTCGAGTCGGGGGTCGAACTGTCGGCTGGTCCGACCACGACCGGGCCGCCGCCGTCAATGACGGTCGCCTCGAGCAGGACCGACACGACGGCCGTGCCGACTACGCAGCCGGCGGTCACCAGCCCACCGACCTTGCCGCCTACGACCGTGCCGCCGACCACCACGCTGGAGCGGGCGACCGCCGCGGGCGGTCGGGTCGACCGGCGGATCGGCGGGGCGACCCTGGGGTTGGGGGCAGTGGCCGTGCTGGCGCTGGGCGCCAGCGTGGTGGCCGTGCGCCGCCGGGGGTCCGGCGGGCCGGAAGGCTGA